In Marinobacter salinisoli, the DNA window ACGCCGCCCAAAGGGTAAATGACTTTTTTTCAGCAGCGGGAATGCACCACCGCCTGCGCCGACAAACAGTTTGTCGGCCTTGAACTGGGTCGCTGAGCCCCGGCTCTCGGTTTCGATCAGCCAGCTGCCGGAGGGGCTTTTGTGTACCCGGCGCACGTGGGTGTTGTATTCGATCTTCACGCCAAGCGTGTTAACGGCATACTCTGCCATTTGGGCGGTCAGGGCGCCGAAGTTGACGTCTGTTCCGGTTTCAATGGCTGTGGCGGCCATTTTTTCCGTTCGGGAGCGTCCCTCCATCAGGAAGGGGATCCAGCTTTTAATTTCGTCGAAGTCTTCTGAGTATTTCATGTTTTCAAAGAAATGATGGGCGGACATTTCCTTGAACCGAAGGCGAAGCTCGTTGACGGAGGCTTCCGATACGATGGTGCAGTGTTTGGTCTGGTTGATGAATGTTTTCGGGTCTTTGATCGCCCCCGTTTTCACCAGGTGGGCCCAGAACTGTTTGGCAATATTGAACTGGGCGTGGATTTTCAGGGCTTTCTCGACCGAAATAACCTCTTCATCGACAGGCGTGTAGTTGAGTTCGCAATTGGCCTCGTGCCCTGTCCCGGCGTTGTTGAACGCCCATGAGTTGCCACCCCCGGCTTCGCCGAGTCGCTCCAGAATGGTGACGTCCAGCTCGGGTGCCAGCTCCTTGGCCAGCACAGCAAAGGTGGTGCCCATGATGCCGGCGCCGATGATGATCAGATTCATAAGGTTTCCTTGCCTTTTTCCAGAGGTCTATCAAGCAGATTGGTTCGCGGTATCTCTATAGGATAGTGCTTTGAGGGCCGTGTTTGATAGGCCGGCGAACGAAACCGGGCGTTTTTCAACTTGCCCTGTTGGTCAGCATTCGGTGGTATTTACGGCCAGCCCGCCACGGGACGTTTCTTTGTACTTGTCCTGCATGTCC includes these proteins:
- a CDS encoding malate:quinone oxidoreductase, which codes for MNLIIIGAGIMGTTFAVLAKELAPELDVTILERLGEAGGGNSWAFNNAGTGHEANCELNYTPVDEEVISVEKALKIHAQFNIAKQFWAHLVKTGAIKDPKTFINQTKHCTIVSEASVNELRLRFKEMSAHHFFENMKYSEDFDEIKSWIPFLMEGRSRTEKMAATAIETGTDVNFGALTAQMAEYAVNTLGVKIEYNTHVRRVHKSPSGSWLIETESRGSATQFKADKLFVGAGGGAFPLLKKSHLPFGRRFTGFPVGGRFLKANISREEADQYRAKTYGKAKVGAPPMSVPHLDLRVADGQHYLLFGPFASFKPVLEKGRGFFDYLKAMRFHDIPSMLNVAIEHFPLVKYLVSETFKGEKSMLEELEDFAPGLSKKFQWKAIEAGQRVQIIKDGDLQMGTEVIVSTDKTYGTLLGASPGASVSPEVMLHCVERLLPELAFSDQAKQKIRDIFPEPELETLTTNAARYREVRDAANEILGITAQGAEAKPTTSG